The following nucleotide sequence is from Candidatus Rokuibacteriota bacterium.
ACGGGCCGAACATCCACAAGGCGGTCTCGCTCGAGTTCGGCGACGTGGAGGGGGCCTTCAGGCAGGCCGACCTCGTGCGCGAGGACGTCTTCTACTTCGAGGGGAGCACCCACCTCCCGTTGGAGCAGCTCGCGGCGGTGGCCCAGTGGTCGCCGGATGGGAAGCTGACGCTCTGGTCCTCCACCCAGACCCCCCACTACGTGCACCGGCTGCTCGCCAGAGCCCTCCAGATGCCGGCGGTGCACATCCGGGTCATCGCGACCCCGGTCGGCGGCGGCTTCGGCGGCAAGCTCGACCTGTTCAGCCACGAGGTCGTCGTCGCTAAGCTCGCGCAACTTACCGGCCGACCTGTCAAATGCACGCTCACGCGCGAGGAGGTCTTCTACTGTCACCGCGGCCGGCATCCGGTCCTGATGTGGGTCAAGACGGGGGTGAGCAAGACCGGCGACATCCTGGGGATGCACTTCCGCTCGTACCTGGACGGCGGCGCGTACGGCTCCTACGGCGTGGCCTCGACCTTCTACACGGGCGCGCTCCAGACCGTTACCTACAAGGTGCCCGTCTACAAGTTCGAGGGGATGCGCGTCTTCACGAACAAGCCACCCTGCGGCCCCAAGCGCGGGCACGGCACGCCCCAGCCCCGCTACGCGCTCGAGTGCCACCTGGACAAGATCGCCGAGCAGCTCGGCCTCGATCCGGCGGAGATGCGCCGCCGGATCGTCGTGGACGAGTACACGAAGACGGCGAACCAGCTGACCGTGACGACCTGCGGCCTCGGGGAGTGCATCGACCGCGTCCTGGAGGCCTCGGGGTGGCGCGAGAAGCACCGGAAGCTTCCCTACGGCAGGGGAGTCGGCTTCGCCTGCTCGAGCTACATCACCGGCGCGGGGCTCGCCATCTACTGGAACGACATGCCGCACTCCGGCGCCATCGTGAAGATCGACCGGGGCGGCGGGGTCGCGGTGCTCTGCGGCGCCATCGACATCGGCCAGGGGTCCGACTCGGTCCTCGCGTACTTGACCGCCGAGGTCCTGGGCATCGACCCCAGGGATGTCCGGGTCGCCACCGCCGACACCGACCTCACGCCCGTGGACCTGGGCGCGTACTCCTCGCGGGTGACCCTCATGGCAGGGAATGCCGTGATCGAGGCCGCCGAGCGGCTCCGCGCGATGCTGCTGGAGGCGGTGGGGCGGAAGTTCGGGCTGCCGCCCGATCGCCTGGTCTGCCGCGGCGGCAGGGTCTTCGTCGCTGATGATCCCGACAAGGGCTTCAGCTTCACGGAAGCCGCGGTCCTGGCCGAGTCGCTCTTCGGCACGCTCGCCGCCGCGGGCTCGTACAAACCTCCGAAGCGCGCCGGCAAGTTCAAGGGGTCCGGGGTGGGCCCCACGCCGTGCTACTCCTACTCGGCCTGCGTGGTGGAGCTGAGCGCGGATCCCGAGACCGGCGAGATCAAGGTGGACCAGGTCTGGATCGCCCACGACGTGGGTCGGGCCCTGAACCCGCTCCTGGTGGAAGGGCAGGTAGAAGGCTCGGTCTACATGGGGCTGGGCGAGGTGCTGATGGAGGAGCAGATTTTCCGGAAGGGTCTCCACAAGATCCCCTCCATGCTCGAGTACAAGAGCCCGACGACCCTGGAGACGCCAGAGATCCAGACGATCATCGTCGAGACCGTCGATCCCGAGGGACCGTTCGGGGCCAAG
It contains:
- a CDS encoding molybdopterin-dependent oxidoreductase, whose product is GPNIHKAVSLEFGDVEGAFRQADLVREDVFYFEGSTHLPLEQLAAVAQWSPDGKLTLWSSTQTPHYVHRLLARALQMPAVHIRVIATPVGGGFGGKLDLFSHEVVVAKLAQLTGRPVKCTLTREEVFYCHRGRHPVLMWVKTGVSKTGDILGMHFRSYLDGGAYGSYGVASTFYTGALQTVTYKVPVYKFEGMRVFTNKPPCGPKRGHGTPQPRYALECHLDKIAEQLGLDPAEMRRRIVVDEYTKTANQLTVTTCGLGECIDRVLEASGWREKHRKLPYGRGVGFACSSYITGAGLAIYWNDMPHSGAIVKIDRGGGVAVLCGAIDIGQGSDSVLAYLTAEVLGIDPRDVRVATADTDLTPVDLGAYSSRVTLMAGNAVIEAAERLRAMLLEAVGRKFGLPPDRLVCRGGRVFVADDPDKGFSFTEAAVLAESLFGTLAAAGSYKPPKRAGKFKGSGVGPTPCYSYSACVVELSADPETGEIKVDQVWIAHDVGRALNPLLVEGQVEGSVYMGLGEVLMEEQIFRKGLHKIPSMLEYKSPTTLETPEIQTIIVETVDPEGPFGAKEAGQGPLLPVIPAVANALYDAVGIRIDEIPVTPEKVLKALEFRRQGKPARVGPERLPLFTFPEAIKVPSAFGQPADPSVPRRGDQGAGGVAMGPPAARSPGPYTGRGGEDGGGDRHDTTRTLEDKTP